From a region of the Corallococcus coralloides DSM 2259 genome:
- a CDS encoding response regulator produces the protein MLATANATVLHVNDTPASLYLGTFSLRQAGYHMLEAVTGGEALRVAFDSRPDVIVLDVKLPDMSGYDVCRRLKEDPRTREIAIIHTSATFITAEKKVAGLRAGADVYLTQPFDPEELIATVNSVLRLRRVEREALANAARLEEADRKKDEFLAMLAHELRNPLAAISVAVQMLGQKDSNGLSEADARRRDIIERQVSHLRHLVDDLLDVSRITRGKYALRRGRLDLNTVLQHSLAAARPVMEERGLILREAFPTEPCWVDGDRTRLEQVFTNLLDNAAKYSPEGGIITVGAHVAEDSRVRVSVQDTGIGLRPEDQEHIFELFAQLDAGLARSRGGLGIGLTLVRHLVTEHGGQVEVFSEGPGQGSTFTITLPLLADDARPEAIVERIESRRGEWRILLVDDNPDAREGLREMLQLWGHTVAVASDGPEALAMAIPGTYDVIILDIGLPGLDGYQVAQELRGRVASDAHLIALTGYGTPEDRARSEEAGFDLHLVKPVELVEIGRVLAQLGPVKRGTRRRSQAKSA, from the coding sequence GTGCTCGCTACCGCCAACGCCACCGTCCTCCACGTCAACGACACGCCCGCGAGCCTCTATCTGGGGACCTTCTCGCTGCGCCAGGCGGGCTACCACATGCTGGAGGCGGTCACCGGGGGGGAGGCCCTGCGGGTCGCCTTCGATTCGCGCCCCGACGTCATCGTGCTCGACGTGAAGCTTCCCGACATGAGCGGCTACGACGTGTGCCGGCGCCTGAAGGAGGACCCCCGCACCCGCGAGATCGCCATCATCCACACCTCCGCCACCTTCATCACCGCGGAGAAGAAGGTCGCGGGCCTGCGCGCTGGCGCGGACGTGTACCTCACCCAGCCGTTCGACCCCGAAGAGCTCATCGCCACCGTCAACAGCGTCCTGCGCCTGCGGCGCGTGGAGCGCGAGGCCCTGGCGAACGCCGCCCGCCTGGAGGAGGCCGACCGCAAGAAGGACGAATTCCTCGCCATGCTCGCCCACGAGCTGCGCAACCCGCTGGCCGCCATCTCCGTCGCGGTGCAGATGCTCGGACAGAAGGACTCGAACGGCCTGTCCGAAGCCGACGCGCGCCGCCGCGACATCATCGAGCGGCAGGTGAGCCACCTGCGCCACCTGGTGGACGACCTGCTCGACGTCAGCCGCATCACGCGCGGCAAGTACGCCCTGCGCCGCGGCCGGCTGGACCTCAACACCGTGTTGCAGCACTCGCTCGCCGCCGCGCGGCCCGTGATGGAGGAGCGCGGGCTCATCCTGCGGGAAGCCTTCCCCACCGAGCCCTGCTGGGTGGACGGCGACCGGACGCGGCTGGAGCAGGTCTTCACCAACCTGCTCGACAACGCCGCCAAGTACTCACCCGAGGGCGGCATCATCACCGTGGGCGCCCACGTGGCCGAGGACTCCCGCGTGCGCGTCTCCGTGCAGGACACCGGCATCGGCCTGCGGCCGGAGGACCAGGAGCACATCTTCGAGCTCTTCGCGCAGCTGGACGCGGGCCTCGCGCGCAGCCGGGGCGGACTGGGCATTGGCCTGACGCTGGTGCGCCACCTCGTGACCGAACACGGTGGCCAGGTCGAGGTCTTCAGCGAGGGGCCGGGGCAGGGCAGCACCTTCACCATCACGCTGCCGCTGCTCGCGGACGACGCGAGGCCCGAGGCCATCGTGGAGCGCATCGAGTCCCGCCGGGGCGAGTGGCGCATCCTCCTGGTCGACGACAACCCCGACGCGCGCGAGGGCCTGCGCGAGATGCTCCAGCTGTGGGGCCATACCGTCGCGGTCGCCTCGGACGGCCCGGAGGCGCTCGCCATGGCGATCCCTGGCACCTACGACGTCATCATCCTGGACATCGGCCTGCCGGGCCTGGACGGCTATCAGGTGGCGCAGGAGCTGCGCGGACGCGTGGCGTCGGACGCGCACCTCATCGCGCTCACGGGCTATGGGACGCCGGAGGACCGGGCCCGCAGCGAGGAGGCGGGCTTCGACCTGCACCTGGTCAAGCCGGTGGAGTTGGTG
- a CDS encoding VOC family protein: MSTAPQQAEQHHRIDYIELPAKDIAEAKRFYGAVFGWRFEDYGPDYTSFMDGRLNGGFDKEREPSKGGALLVLYSKDLDATLAKVREAGGRIVKDTFSFPGGKRFHFADPTGNELAVWTEP; encoded by the coding sequence ATGTCCACCGCACCGCAGCAGGCCGAGCAGCACCACCGCATCGACTACATCGAGCTTCCCGCGAAGGACATCGCGGAGGCGAAGCGCTTCTACGGCGCCGTGTTCGGCTGGAGGTTCGAGGACTACGGCCCGGACTACACGAGCTTCATGGACGGGCGGCTGAACGGGGGCTTCGACAAGGAGCGGGAGCCGTCGAAGGGGGGCGCGTTGCTGGTGCTGTATTCGAAGGACCTGGACGCGACGCTGGCGAAGGTGCGCGAGGCCGGAGGGCGCATCGTGAAGGACACGTTCTCCTTCCCCGGCGGCAAGCGCTTCCACTTCGCCGACCCCACGGGCAACGAGCTGGCGGTGTGGACGGAGCCTTGA
- a CDS encoding AraC family transcriptional regulator encodes MRYVEASPCAALAPYIQCYWALELSGAAPVGGHRVLPDGCLDILVDLTDGVGLHVVGAMRAAEVVPLSTHASFVAVRFRPGGAQPFLRLPLLELTDAKVALGDLWPREAREWRERLGAVEGTAARFALLERLLLGRLPGQEGDVGVRHAVDLILGAKGQVPVRSLEEVMGVGARQVERRFHAAVGLSPKVLCRIARLQHAVELSRELEGAEWALAAGYYDQAHQVREFRALTGLTPGAYVREQAEVGFVQSPEAAGA; translated from the coding sequence ATGCGCTACGTGGAGGCGAGCCCCTGCGCGGCGCTGGCGCCGTACATCCAGTGCTACTGGGCGCTGGAGCTGTCAGGCGCGGCGCCGGTGGGGGGGCACCGGGTGCTGCCGGATGGGTGCCTGGACATCCTGGTGGACCTGACGGACGGGGTGGGGCTGCACGTGGTGGGGGCGATGCGGGCGGCGGAGGTGGTGCCGTTGTCCACGCATGCGTCCTTCGTCGCGGTGCGCTTCCGGCCCGGGGGCGCGCAGCCCTTCCTGCGGCTGCCCTTGCTGGAGCTGACGGACGCGAAGGTGGCGCTGGGGGACCTCTGGCCGCGTGAGGCGCGCGAGTGGCGGGAGCGGCTGGGCGCGGTGGAGGGGACGGCGGCGCGCTTCGCCCTGCTGGAGCGGCTGCTGCTGGGCCGGCTGCCCGGGCAGGAGGGGGACGTGGGGGTGCGGCACGCGGTGGACCTCATCCTGGGGGCGAAGGGGCAGGTGCCGGTGCGTTCGCTGGAGGAGGTGATGGGGGTGGGGGCACGGCAGGTGGAGCGGCGGTTCCATGCGGCGGTGGGACTGTCGCCGAAGGTGCTGTGCCGCATCGCGAGGTTGCAGCACGCGGTGGAGCTGTCGCGGGAGCTGGAGGGCGCGGAGTGGGCGCTGGCGGCGGGGTACTACGACCAGGCGCACCAGGTGCGGGAATTCCGGGCGCTGACGGGGCTGACGCCGGGGGCGTACGTGCGCGAGCAGGCGGAGGTCGGATTCGTCCAATCGCCGGAGGCGGCGGGTGCCTAA
- a CDS encoding sensor histidine kinase, producing MSILERARVEWFAAAFGLVVGTTMVFVPYEFGAAIFQLIYPYVRPLGSLFLVGSATMLAAMLYPTWPPFVGWLGRALFLAAMAFYWWAATVLPRGLTGFILYPLIAGLLLLERTRRFQGRGLLPVFIACVALSFGGLMVLVPSSFIRMSLLAFGPFIRLMGGAFLATGGLLAVGLWRGHEKACRIAAGSLSVLFLNMTLALGSRRSWAGMGVYAVLALACLLLWRMRQLPSLSGVRWRLFRGMALASVLPILVVGAVTSYVAQRAIAAELRGKARQAVLAETAWLEQSASIARALLRSQSRDPGFIEAVRTGDRKEMSERVELLETDTGLFDATWLLDANGETLVPSKRLNRLTGNYASREYFQQALNGGDEVWVSRPFLTRAGLPFIVFSTRVDLGDGQRAVLVGGLSLNRLGIQSTLASRSYHVELFDRRDGTLLRETERGDVLTRAPVLGLLAPEALSAREGLQEAFDESGRRLLVAHAQVPDTEWTVVVTARLREAFAPVTRMGAWVVAIAVLAGAISLLLSQWVGRDVAQRLETLRDGFAALGTPAREQRVQARGDDEVAQLADGFNDMAARIDRTQKELREAIAIRDQFLSMASHELRTPLTPLKATLELLIRQSESGVGLTPERQRASFERLTRQVDRLTRLIGDMLDVSRLQSGRFALTVAPMDLTALAREVMERIQSTHPERQGLLSLDVPEGPLVGRWDEQRLDQLLTNLVENALRYSPPGTPVSMRVREEDGQVRVDVEDQGIGIPQESLPQLFTPFFRARNATEHYAGGLGLGLAICREIVERHEGRIQASSEGPGKGTCFTVWLPRAAVADAA from the coding sequence GTGAGCATCCTGGAACGCGCACGGGTGGAGTGGTTCGCGGCGGCGTTCGGCCTCGTCGTGGGCACCACGATGGTCTTCGTGCCCTACGAGTTCGGGGCCGCCATCTTCCAGCTCATCTACCCGTACGTCCGGCCGCTCGGCAGCCTGTTCCTGGTGGGCTCGGCGACGATGCTCGCCGCGATGCTGTACCCCACCTGGCCTCCGTTCGTGGGGTGGCTGGGCCGGGCGCTCTTCCTGGCGGCGATGGCGTTCTACTGGTGGGCCGCCACCGTGCTGCCCCGGGGCCTCACGGGCTTCATCCTGTACCCGCTGATCGCGGGCCTGCTGCTGCTGGAGCGGACCCGCCGCTTCCAGGGGCGGGGCCTGCTGCCGGTGTTCATCGCCTGCGTGGCGCTGAGCTTCGGTGGGTTGATGGTCCTGGTCCCCAGCAGCTTCATCCGCATGTCGCTGCTGGCGTTCGGTCCGTTCATCCGGCTGATGGGCGGCGCCTTCCTGGCGACGGGAGGGCTGCTGGCGGTGGGGCTGTGGCGCGGCCACGAAAAGGCCTGCCGCATCGCCGCGGGCAGCTTGAGCGTCCTGTTCCTGAACATGACGCTCGCGTTGGGGTCTCGACGCTCGTGGGCCGGGATGGGCGTGTACGCGGTGCTGGCCCTGGCCTGTCTGTTGTTGTGGCGGATGCGCCAGCTCCCTTCGCTGTCCGGGGTGCGCTGGCGGCTGTTCCGGGGCATGGCCCTGGCGTCGGTACTGCCCATCCTGGTCGTGGGCGCGGTGACGTCGTACGTGGCCCAGCGGGCCATCGCGGCGGAGCTGCGCGGCAAGGCGCGGCAGGCGGTGCTGGCGGAGACGGCGTGGCTGGAGCAGTCGGCGTCCATCGCGCGTGCGCTCCTGCGCTCGCAGAGCCGGGACCCGGGCTTCATCGAAGCGGTGCGCACCGGGGACCGCAAGGAGATGTCCGAGCGGGTGGAGCTCCTGGAGACCGACACCGGCCTGTTCGACGCGACCTGGCTGCTGGACGCCAACGGGGAGACGCTGGTGCCGTCCAAGCGGCTGAACCGCCTCACCGGCAACTACGCGAGCCGCGAGTACTTCCAGCAGGCGCTGAACGGAGGCGACGAGGTGTGGGTGTCGCGGCCCTTCCTCACCCGCGCGGGGCTGCCCTTCATCGTCTTCTCCACGCGGGTGGACCTGGGGGACGGCCAGCGCGCGGTCCTGGTGGGCGGGCTGTCCCTGAATCGGCTGGGGATTCAGTCGACGCTGGCCTCGCGCAGCTACCACGTGGAGCTGTTCGACCGGCGCGACGGCACCCTGCTGCGCGAGACCGAACGAGGCGACGTGCTCACGCGGGCGCCGGTGCTGGGATTGCTGGCCCCGGAGGCGCTGTCGGCGCGGGAGGGCCTGCAGGAGGCGTTCGATGAATCCGGGCGCCGCCTGCTGGTGGCGCACGCGCAGGTGCCGGACACGGAGTGGACGGTGGTGGTGACGGCGCGGCTGCGTGAAGCCTTCGCGCCGGTGACGCGCATGGGCGCGTGGGTGGTGGCCATCGCGGTGCTGGCGGGGGCCATCTCGCTGCTCCTGTCGCAGTGGGTGGGGCGGGACGTGGCACAGCGGCTGGAGACGCTGCGGGACGGCTTCGCCGCGCTGGGCACGCCCGCCCGGGAACAGCGGGTGCAGGCCCGGGGCGACGACGAGGTCGCGCAGCTGGCGGACGGCTTCAACGACATGGCGGCGCGCATCGACCGGACGCAGAAGGAACTGCGTGAAGCCATCGCCATCCGCGACCAGTTCCTCTCCATGGCGAGCCACGAATTGCGCACGCCGCTGACGCCGCTGAAGGCGACGTTGGAGCTGCTCATCCGCCAGTCGGAGTCCGGCGTGGGGCTGACGCCGGAGCGCCAGCGCGCCTCCTTCGAGCGGCTGACGCGGCAGGTGGACCGTTTGACGCGGCTGATTGGCGACATGCTGGACGTGTCGCGGTTGCAGTCCGGGCGCTTCGCGCTGACGGTGGCCCCCATGGACCTGACGGCGCTGGCGCGCGAGGTGATGGAGCGCATCCAGTCCACACATCCAGAGCGCCAGGGGTTGTTGTCCCTGGACGTCCCGGAGGGGCCGCTGGTGGGCCGGTGGGACGAGCAGCGGTTGGATCAACTGCTGACGAACCTGGTGGAGAACGCCCTGCGCTATTCACCGCCGGGGACGCCGGTGTCCATGCGGGTGCGCGAAGAGGACGGGCAGGTGCGGGTGGACGTGGAGGACCAGGGCATTGGCATTCCGCAGGAGAGCCTGCCGCAGCTCTTCACGCCCTTCTTCCGCGCGCGCAACGCAACCGAGCACTACGCCGGGGGACTGGGCCTGGGCCTGGCCATCTGCCGCGAAATCGTGGAGCGCCACGAGGGCCGCATCCAGGCGAGCAGCGAAGGGCCGGGGAAGGGCACGTGCTTCACGGTGTGGCTGCCCCGCGCGGCCGTCGCGGACGCGGCCTGA
- a CDS encoding sensor histidine kinase, with the protein MELLQRARVEWFAVAVGLMVGTSMVFVPYEFGSVLFQYIYPHIRLLGSLFLVGAGMMLIALMYPAWPAFVGWVGRALMLAAVAVYWWKVCILPVSLTGTVVYLFLMVLLVMEPRTLRRGQGLLLVYLACVALCFGPLMLWSPQDFVRFAMASLGPYIRWMGLLFLLMGTLLAVGLWRRNPLACRLALGGLSLLFLHMTVAVVSRRSWSGMSVYAVLTLGSALLAGVRRGPVLVGVRWRLFRGMALASVLPILVVGAMASYLAQKALEAELHGKARQAVTAETAWLEQTAALASSMLHVYSQGPAFVAQVRAGNREGMRERLAMLEGQSGVFEAAWLLDETGDTLMTSARFNWVSGNFAYRAYFQEAMKGGAQVLLSRPFLSRANLPFVVITVPMDLGEGRRAFLVGALSLERLGLQPARVSPDYHVEIFDRRDGSLLRETERGNVLSQAPVLDLIGAEALTRPEGLVEAFDDTGRRMVVAHARVTGTPWTVVVAARLRDAFAPVTRMGAWVVAIAVLAGAISLLLSQWVGRDVAQRLETLRDGFAVLGTPSVEQRVQARGDDEIAQLTVGFNDMAARIDRTQKELREAIVIRDQFLSMASHELRTPLTPLKATLALLIRQLEAGQGTSPERQRDTIARLNRQVDRLTRLIGDMLDVSRLQSGRFTLTVAPMDVVALAREVVERIQVTRPERQGWVSLDVPDGPLVGRWDEQRLEQLVTNLVENALRYSPPGTPVVVRVREESDGVRVDVEDQGIGIPQESLPQLFTPFFRARNAAEHYAGGLGLGLAICREIVERHGGRIQASSEGAGKGTCFTVKLPRSAVAEAA; encoded by the coding sequence GTGGAACTCCTGCAGCGGGCTCGGGTTGAGTGGTTCGCGGTGGCGGTGGGGCTCATGGTGGGCACGTCGATGGTGTTCGTGCCCTATGAGTTCGGCTCCGTCCTCTTCCAATACATCTATCCGCACATCCGGCTGCTGGGGAGCCTGTTCCTCGTCGGCGCGGGGATGATGCTCATCGCGCTGATGTATCCGGCCTGGCCCGCCTTCGTGGGGTGGGTGGGGCGCGCGTTGATGCTGGCCGCGGTCGCGGTCTACTGGTGGAAGGTCTGCATCCTGCCCGTCAGCCTCACGGGCACCGTCGTCTACCTGTTCCTGATGGTCCTGCTCGTCATGGAGCCGCGCACCCTGCGCCGGGGACAGGGCCTGCTGCTGGTGTACCTGGCCTGCGTGGCGCTGTGCTTCGGGCCGCTGATGCTCTGGTCGCCCCAGGACTTCGTGCGCTTCGCCATGGCGTCGCTGGGGCCCTACATCCGGTGGATGGGGCTCCTCTTCCTGCTGATGGGGACGCTGCTCGCCGTGGGGCTGTGGCGCCGCAATCCGCTCGCGTGCCGGCTGGCCCTGGGCGGCCTGTCCCTCCTGTTCCTGCACATGACGGTCGCGGTGGTGTCGCGGCGCTCGTGGTCGGGGATGAGCGTGTATGCCGTGCTGACGCTGGGGAGCGCGCTGCTGGCGGGCGTGCGCCGGGGGCCGGTGCTGGTGGGGGTGCGCTGGCGGCTCTTCCGCGGCATGGCGCTGGCGTCGGTGCTGCCCATCCTGGTCGTGGGCGCGATGGCGTCGTACCTGGCGCAGAAGGCCCTGGAGGCGGAGCTGCACGGCAAGGCGCGGCAGGCGGTGACCGCGGAGACCGCGTGGCTGGAGCAGACGGCTGCCCTGGCGAGCTCGATGTTGCACGTGTACAGCCAGGGGCCGGCCTTTGTCGCCCAGGTGCGCGCGGGGAACCGCGAGGGCATGCGGGAGCGGTTGGCGATGCTGGAGGGCCAGTCCGGGGTGTTCGAAGCGGCCTGGCTGCTGGATGAGACCGGCGACACGCTGATGACCTCCGCGCGGTTCAACTGGGTGAGCGGCAACTTCGCGTACCGTGCCTACTTCCAGGAGGCGATGAAGGGCGGCGCCCAGGTGCTGCTGTCGCGGCCCTTCCTCTCCCGCGCGAACCTTCCCTTCGTCGTGATCACGGTGCCCATGGACCTGGGCGAGGGCCGGCGCGCCTTCCTCGTGGGCGCGCTGTCGCTGGAGCGGCTGGGATTGCAGCCGGCGCGCGTCTCGCCCGACTACCACGTGGAGATCTTCGACCGCCGCGATGGCAGCCTCCTGCGCGAGACGGAGCGGGGGAATGTGCTCTCCCAGGCGCCGGTGCTGGACCTCATCGGAGCAGAGGCGCTGACGCGGCCGGAGGGGCTCGTGGAGGCGTTCGACGACACGGGACGCCGGATGGTGGTGGCGCACGCGCGGGTGACGGGCACGCCGTGGACGGTGGTGGTGGCGGCGCGGCTGCGTGACGCCTTCGCGCCGGTGACGCGCATGGGCGCGTGGGTGGTGGCCATCGCGGTGCTCGCGGGGGCCATCTCGCTGCTCCTGTCGCAGTGGGTGGGGCGGGACGTGGCACAGCGGCTGGAGACGCTGCGGGACGGCTTCGCCGTGCTGGGCACGCCGTCGGTGGAGCAGCGCGTGCAGGCCCGGGGCGATGATGAGATTGCCCAGCTCACCGTGGGCTTCAACGACATGGCGGCGCGCATCGACCGGACTCAGAAGGAGCTGCGTGAGGCCATCGTCATCCGCGACCAGTTCCTCTCCATGGCGAGCCACGAACTGCGCACGCCGCTGACGCCCCTGAAGGCCACGCTGGCGCTGCTCATCCGCCAGCTCGAAGCCGGCCAGGGGACGAGCCCGGAGCGGCAGCGGGACACCATCGCCCGGCTGAACCGGCAGGTGGACCGGCTGACGCGGCTGATTGGCGACATGCTGGACGTGTCGCGGTTGCAGTCCGGACGCTTCACGCTGACGGTGGCGCCCATGGACGTGGTGGCGCTGGCGCGCGAGGTGGTGGAGCGCATCCAGGTCACGCGGCCGGAGCGCCAGGGATGGGTGTCGCTGGACGTCCCGGACGGGCCGCTGGTGGGCCGCTGGGACGAGCAGCGGCTGGAGCAGCTCGTCACGAACCTGGTGGAGAACGCCTTGCGCTATTCGCCGCCCGGGACGCCGGTGGTCGTGCGGGTGCGCGAGGAGTCGGACGGGGTGCGGGTGGACGTGGAGGACCAGGGCATTGGCATTCCGCAGGAGAGCCTGCCGCAGCTCTTCACGCCCTTCTTCCGCGCGCGCAACGCGGCCGAGCACTACGCCGGAGGACTGGGCCTGGGCCTGGCCATCTGCCGCGAAATCGTGGAGCGCCACGGGGGCCGCATCCAGGCGAGCAGCGAGGGGGCTGGGAAGGGCACGTGCTTCACGGTGAAGCTGCCCCGCTCGGCCGTCGCGGAAGCGGCCTGA
- the ureG gene encoding urease accessory protein UreG, with protein sequence MHDDDHRGHGQDGHEHTHEDWDHPGHFDARDKPHRRDYSQRAFTIGIGGPVGSGKTALVLALCKKLRDEYRLGVVTNDIFTKEDAEFLVRNQALSPERIKAVETGGCPHAAIREDISHNLLALEQLMEELHPELLIVESGGDNLAAQYSRELADYTVYVIDVAGGDKVPRKGGPGITQSDLLIINKTDLAPHVGADLGVMERDARKMRGEGPFVFTQVTRDVGVDAVVGHLLDAWRRR encoded by the coding sequence ATGCACGACGACGACCACCGCGGCCATGGGCAGGACGGGCACGAGCACACGCACGAGGACTGGGACCACCCGGGCCACTTCGACGCGCGCGACAAGCCGCACCGGCGTGACTATTCGCAGCGGGCCTTCACGATTGGGATTGGCGGCCCGGTGGGCAGCGGCAAGACGGCGCTGGTGCTGGCCCTGTGCAAGAAGCTGCGAGACGAATACCGCCTGGGCGTGGTGACCAACGACATCTTCACCAAGGAGGACGCGGAGTTCCTGGTGCGCAACCAGGCCCTGTCCCCGGAGCGCATCAAGGCGGTGGAGACGGGCGGCTGCCCCCACGCCGCCATCCGCGAGGACATCAGCCACAACCTGCTCGCGCTGGAGCAGCTGATGGAGGAGCTGCACCCGGAGCTGCTCATCGTGGAGAGCGGCGGTGACAACCTGGCCGCGCAGTACAGCCGCGAGCTGGCGGACTACACCGTGTATGTCATCGACGTGGCGGGCGGGGACAAGGTGCCTCGCAAGGGCGGGCCCGGTATTACGCAGTCGGACCTTTTGATCATCAACAAGACAGACCTCGCACCGCACGTGGGGGCGGACCTGGGCGTGATGGAGCGGGACGCCCGGAAGATGCGCGGCGAGGGACCGTTTGTCTTCACACAAGTTACACGCGATGTCGGGGTGGATGCGGTGGTGGGCCACCTGCTCGACGCCTGGCGGAGGCGCTAA
- a CDS encoding urease accessory protein UreF, with product MASGWRVLQLADSGFPTGGFAHSGGLEAAVQAGEVRGPGDVWRFVEALVWQAGLGGLPLVGPAWREPSSLPALDARADAFLTNHVANRASRTQGRAFLDTCARIFPAAVGPVREAARAARVKFHHAPAFGAVLRALDVEQEDALRLFLSLTLRGALSAGVRMGVIGTHESHQVQHAATPLLEAVLEQCKALGVEDLAQPAPLWDLVGATHDRLYSRLFLS from the coding sequence ATGGCTTCCGGCTGGAGGGTGTTGCAGCTGGCGGACTCGGGGTTTCCCACGGGGGGCTTCGCGCACTCGGGGGGCCTGGAGGCCGCGGTGCAGGCGGGCGAGGTGCGCGGCCCGGGGGACGTGTGGCGCTTCGTGGAGGCGCTGGTGTGGCAGGCGGGACTGGGCGGCCTGCCGCTGGTGGGCCCGGCGTGGCGCGAGCCCTCCTCCCTGCCGGCGCTGGACGCGAGAGCGGACGCGTTCCTCACCAACCACGTCGCGAACCGGGCCAGCCGCACGCAGGGCAGGGCCTTCCTGGACACCTGCGCGCGCATCTTCCCGGCGGCCGTGGGGCCCGTGCGCGAGGCGGCCCGCGCGGCCCGTGTGAAGTTCCACCACGCGCCCGCGTTCGGCGCGGTGCTGCGCGCGCTGGACGTGGAGCAGGAGGACGCCCTGCGCCTCTTCCTGTCACTCACGCTGCGGGGCGCGCTGTCCGCGGGCGTGCGCATGGGCGTCATCGGCACGCATGAATCCCATCAGGTGCAGCACGCGGCCACGCCGCTGCTGGAGGCCGTCCTGGAGCAATGCAAGGCATTGGGCGTGGAGGACCTGGCCCAGCCCGCGCCGCTGTGGGACCTGGTGGGCGCCACGCACGACCGGCTGTACTCCCGGCTGTTCCTGTCCTGA
- the ureC gene encoding urease subunit alpha, which yields MSRKLDRRHYADMFGPTTGDRVRLGDTGLWLQVERDATVYGDECKFGGGKVLREGMGQRAGTGDADALDCVITNALVVDWTGIFKADVGIKAGRISAIGKAGNPDVMAGVTPGMVVGVTTEVIAGEGLILTAGGLDTHIHFISPQQADEAIASGITTWVGGGTGPATGTNATTCTPGAWNLARMLEATDTLPLNIGLTGKGNTSLPEGLLDQVRAGAIGLKLHEDWGTTPAAIDTCLTLADAEDVQVTIHTDTLNESGYVDDSLAAFKGRTIHTYHSEGAGGGHAPDIIRVCGAPNVLPSSTNPTRPYTVNTLDEHLDMLMVCHHLDREIPEDVAFAESRIRGETIAAEDILHDLGAISMMASDSQAMGRVGEVITRTWQTAHKMREQRGRLPGEQGDNDNLRIRRYVAKYTINPAIAHGLSHEVGSVEPGKLADLVLWRPAFFGAKPELVLKGGFIAWGQMGDANASIPTPQPYLMRPMFGARGRARGSTSLAFVSGRALREGTVQGLGLTKRLSAVVNCRALGKKDMRLNDALPVITVDPETYEVRADGELLRCEPATWLPLAQRYSLF from the coding sequence ATGAGCCGCAAGCTGGACAGGCGCCACTACGCGGACATGTTTGGTCCCACGACGGGGGACCGGGTGCGGCTGGGGGACACCGGCCTGTGGCTCCAGGTGGAGCGCGACGCCACCGTGTACGGCGACGAGTGCAAGTTCGGCGGCGGCAAGGTGCTGCGCGAAGGCATGGGCCAGCGCGCGGGCACGGGCGACGCGGACGCGCTCGACTGCGTCATCACCAACGCGCTCGTGGTGGACTGGACGGGCATCTTCAAGGCGGACGTGGGTATCAAGGCGGGGCGCATCTCCGCCATCGGCAAGGCGGGCAACCCGGACGTCATGGCGGGCGTCACGCCGGGCATGGTGGTGGGCGTCACCACGGAGGTCATCGCCGGTGAAGGGCTCATCCTCACCGCGGGCGGCCTGGACACGCACATCCACTTCATCAGCCCGCAGCAGGCGGACGAAGCCATCGCCAGCGGCATCACCACCTGGGTGGGCGGCGGCACCGGCCCGGCCACCGGCACCAACGCCACCACCTGCACGCCGGGCGCGTGGAACCTGGCGCGCATGCTGGAGGCCACGGACACGCTTCCCCTGAACATCGGCCTCACCGGCAAGGGCAACACGTCCCTGCCGGAGGGCTTGTTGGATCAGGTGCGCGCGGGCGCCATCGGACTCAAGCTGCATGAAGACTGGGGCACCACGCCCGCGGCCATCGACACGTGCCTCACGCTGGCGGACGCGGAGGACGTGCAGGTCACCATCCACACGGACACGCTGAACGAGTCCGGCTACGTGGATGACTCGCTGGCGGCGTTCAAGGGCCGGACCATCCACACGTACCACTCGGAGGGCGCGGGCGGCGGCCACGCGCCGGACATCATCCGCGTGTGCGGCGCGCCCAACGTGCTGCCCAGCTCCACCAACCCCACGCGGCCGTACACGGTGAACACGCTGGACGAGCACCTGGACATGCTCATGGTGTGTCACCACCTGGACCGCGAGATTCCCGAGGACGTGGCCTTCGCGGAGAGCCGCATCCGCGGAGAGACGATTGCCGCGGAGGACATCCTCCACGACCTGGGCGCCATCAGCATGATGGCCTCCGACAGCCAGGCCATGGGCCGCGTGGGCGAGGTCATCACCCGCACGTGGCAGACGGCGCACAAGATGCGCGAGCAGCGCGGGCGGCTCCCCGGCGAGCAGGGCGACAACGACAACCTGCGCATCCGCCGCTACGTGGCGAAGTACACCATCAACCCGGCCATCGCCCACGGGCTGTCCCACGAGGTGGGCTCCGTGGAGCCAGGCAAGCTCGCGGACCTGGTGCTGTGGCGGCCCGCCTTCTTCGGCGCGAAGCCGGAGCTGGTGCTCAAGGGCGGCTTCATCGCGTGGGGGCAGATGGGGGACGCGAACGCGTCCATCCCCACGCCGCAGCCGTACCTCATGCGCCCCATGTTCGGCGCGCGAGGACGGGCGCGGGGCTCCACGAGCCTCGCGTTCGTGTCCGGGCGCGCGCTGCGGGAAGGCACCGTGCAGGGGCTGGGGCTCACCAAGCGGCTGTCCGCGGTGGTGAACTGCCGCGCGCTGGGCAAGAAGGACATGCGCCTCAACGACGCGCTGCCGGTCATCACGGTGGACCCTGAGACGTACGAGGTCCGCGCGGACGGGGAGCTGCTTCGCTGCGAGCCCGCCACCTGGCTGCCCCTGGCGCAGCGCTACTCGCTGTTCTGA